The DNA region CAGAATCGGTGTTCACCAGAGGAAGCTGAGAAAGAAGTGGTGGTAAGACTGCCCTGAACAGGAAGTATCTGTAATCATCCGAAACCCCTGTTAGAGGCAGGTATAGAGTAAATCTCAGGCAGATGCTTTAACACCAAGTCACCGCTGGGCAGACCCAGGAGCAGGAGGTGGGCCATGCATCTCGTGGTACCTGTGTCCTCAGCTAGGTGTGTTCCTTACTTTTAAATTAAGTAGCAGCAGACCCATAGCTTTCATATATCCCGTTTTTCTCATCCAGAGGAGCATGTAAAGGAGTTTTTGATCACGATCTCTGCTCATTAGTCATAAACTATCAATCAGAATCTCATTCTTCCAGGTCCACTGTATGCTAAGCCTGAACCTATAAACTGGCCCCCTACCTAGCCATCTTCTCTGGGCCATCTAGATACCCTCCCCTAGCCTTCTCACCCAGGGCCAAGGTTAGGTTCCTCAAGTACGCATCTAGACAGCATACATGTCTTAAAGAAGcttcccccccccgccccacccTGCAACGCCCTATCCCCGAGAAGGCTAAAGAgcccctgctcccctccctcccattACGTAAGTCACAAGGCATCACCATCGTCTACCACCACACCTCAGCTGGATCCCAGTCAACACTTCCCCTAGAAAGCCCAGCCTAGAGGCTAATAAGGTGGCTTAGTCACTGAAGTGCTTACTACATGAGAATGAAGAACCAAGTTGAGATCCCTAGCACCCaggaaaaaagccaggcatggtatcTTATACCTGGAGTCTCTGTGTAGGAGGGGTAGACATAGGTGGATCCCTGCAGtttgctccacagccagtctggCAAAATTGAATTCCAGGTTCAATGAGGagaaattatctcaaaaaatgaGAAGATATCTACAGGCACCCTCTGGTCCCTACCACGTGCcatgtgcacacgcatacacacacacacacaaaagcacccgaacgtgtatacacacactcatgcccaCATAAACGGCACCCAGAGAGCTAAAGTTCTAGAAAGAGCTAGAACCAAGGACACAGAGAAGGGCCCTGCCTCTCCTGTCTCTATTGCAGGGATGAGAGCCATAAAAGATAAAGGAGATTTAAAGTACAATCACAtgtacaaataatatatttattccaAACCCTGTGTGATGGCCAAATTACACATTTCTCTGCCTCAATCTCGTTTTTTTACACAAGGATTAAAAAAAGTTTCAGTCCCAGCGAAGCACTCGTCACCAAGCGTCCTGGGGCAGGTTAAGCGGGTTCGATGGTCCAGCCACCTCCTGCTGCTCAAGCAGCTTCAAATTCACCCTGCACTAGGCTTCTGCTGGGCCCTGCATCAGGATGAAGACTTTTGTCCTTGTCCTTAGGGAACACAGGCTGGAGAGCCGAGAACTTAGTACCAGGCCGCCATCCTCTCCTGGGACGGCCTCAGCTCACAGTCCAAAGCGGGCTGGCGTGCGGCGAGGCGTCATGGGCTCCCCCTGCTCTTTCCGTCCTGGAGTATAGATCTTTGTGGACCTGGACACACAGAAAGAGGTAGGTAGGAACAATGCTTCTCCCTGAGCAGGAGCCCACAGAGCCAAAGGCCTCGAAGCCTGGCTGTTTCTGACACAATACACAGCAGCTTCAAGGCTGAAGGACCTCATCTGCAGCACACGCTACCTCCCTAGCTCCCTACCTCCAAGGAGACTAGTAAAGGAAGTCAACCCCTCTGACATCTGTTAAGGGACGTCCACAGTGGATTTTTTAAACAAATCCTTTTGTGGCCCCTAGATAATTAGGTCTCTACTCCAACTGTGTGACAAAGCACAGCATTTGCCTTTGTCCCCAGTTCCTGGAGGAATTAGCCAAATGATCAGGTCATCTCTGCTACTCAAAAAGAACACTCCTGACAGCTCATGGTCACCTTGAGTGAGTTGGAGCTGGATGTCCTGGCCAAACAGACTGGTCACACGCTGAGAGCTATGCTCTGAGCCATGTGCTATCAGCCTAACCCATGGAGGGCAGCAGGGTAAGGAAGAGGACCAGAGGCTATGTTCAACAACCTCGGCAATGATCCAGCCATCCACACCAATGCCATTGAACTCAGTTAAAACTACAAGCTCACTGGACTGTGCCTGACTATCAAAACCTGTGAATGTATACTAACATAAACCAATGTGCCAGGGTAATAGCCCAGGAACAAAGGAATCTTTGCATTTAGGACACCTCCTTCTACACATCTCTTGCTCTGGCTGATTCCAGTTCTTTTTCAGTAATAAGAATTATCAACTGAACTCTGTCCTCAGTGCCTGAATCTAACCAGAAACCAGAGCAAGTCTGTGGGAATCCCCAAATCTAAAGCAGAGACTTGCTGGTGGTGTGTGGAGAGAGCAGCCCCTGAGGCCTATGCCCTCATTGTCACATTCAGTCTGACTCCCTGCTGCACACAAGCACAGGTGCAGAAGCCCGAGGCTTTCCTCTGCCTGGCATTTTTCCCAACCCCCTTGCCCGACAATAAAACTGCAACAACCACACCAAGCCTCAGCCCACTTCGGGCCCTAAATCTAAAAGACGACTCCAAGTTGTCTATCGACCGCCTCCACATGTGACCAGCTGGCACAACGCCACCCTCTGCACCAATTTCCGATTTAAACTGACAATTTTTCTTACCCCTACCCAGTACCTGCCTGGCCTCACCTGACACTGCCCAGCGGGCTGCGCTTCTCCTGCTCCTGCCGCCGGGCACGCAGCTGCTCCTCAGCCAGGGCCATCTCCTCTTCCATGGCAGAGGCCTCCTCTTTAGCCCGACGACGATTCTCCTAGAGAAAGGCAGATGAGACTGGCTTCAGAGGCTATACAGTTGTGCTCGGGACCAGCTCTAGGAACCCAGGCCTGTGTAGCTCTACGATCCAGCACCAAGGGCATCGTTCCTTATGCAGCTCAAGACAGTTTGTAAAATATTCAAGATAGATACTGGACAAGCTGGTCTGAGCCAGTCACCTCTAAGTACTCCACTGAAGCCAGGAAGTActgacacgtgtgtgtgtgtgtgtgtgtatgactatgtacacacatgtgtgagtaGATGAGGCCATGCACAAGCCAGGGGTAGGCTGGTTCTTCACCTTATTCCTGGAAACAGGGCTCTCACTAAAGCTGAAGTTCACCTAGGCTCACTTTCAGCCAAGCTGAAGGTTAGGCCTCCAGGACTCACCTGTGTCTGACCCCCAGTATGGGGTAATAGACATGCATGGCCATTCCCAGcttttttatatgggtgctggggatttgaactttggTCACCATGCTTACACAGTAAGCATCTTACCTACAGAGCCTCCCCAACCCCAAGAACTGTCCAGGCAACCTCAAGTCAAGGTTTCACATTTTTCTCCTGGCAGTAGTGGAGACTGAACACACGCCAGTGGtttactactgagctacagtCACAGCCCAGGACACACGTTTTTCTAATCAAGCCACGACCATGCCAGGAGGTACAGAGAAAACATGAAGACTGTGTGTTTGTCCCAGTGTGGAGAGAAGCATGTGAAAAAGTGGGAATACAAAACAGAGCCACATTTCACATCCCTCAATAACAGAGCAAAGTGTCACTCATTAGTAGACACCAAATCCCCGACACCACCAGGACCACAAATGTGTCTGAGCATCTATCTGAGCATCAATCATCTCAACTGCGACCATGTGCACACATCCTCGAAGCACAGCTGAACAGACCCACCCAGGCCTTTAGTTACTGAAGTATATGTGACAGAGACACAAGTTAGCCAGTGCTAAAGGAAGTACTCAGCCAAGTGCGTGCTGTGGAATATCCCATAGGACAGATGACAACTGCCCCAGTAAATCAGTGTCATAAAGACAGAAAGCAGGTCCTGTCCTGGAACAAAGGTATTAACACACACAGCCACCACGGCAACATCCCATCCTAATTCAAGTAAATCAATTGTGAGATGTTATCTCAGAGATAAATGGGAAACTCTGGATAAGAACTAGAGACTCCGGTGACACGGAAGATTAACTATTAGGAGCGACACTGGCACAGAGGCCATGTTGTCGAAATAAGTCCTACCCTTCATCAAGTACTTAAGGATAAAATAACGATCTGGGGAGGCACAAGTTAAAATGCTCTGGGAGGACAAGGAATACATGGGAAGTGGgtaaagaataaacagaaacaacTGATGTCAACTACAGAGAGTAAGAGTTAATTACAGTGGCTTCCTTAGAGTACTGTCTAGTTTATGAAGTTTGAAGTTTTCAATTAAGTTTAAAGAGTGAAAAAGGCCCAGCCAACCCACCAACTGGAGGAGCGCAGGACGCCAGACAACTTTTACATTTGGAGAGAATAGGGAATTAGACAATGGCAAGCCTTCCACACAGGTGAACAGACAATCTCCACAGGCAAAGAGCATCTCCCCAGAAGCACCAGCTCCTTACCTGCCGAGACTTGCCTGCCTGTTTCACACTGTAAAACATGGGGCCCAGCTCCGCCAGCCACTCTCCATCCACGGCGGTCACACACTGCATGTACTCCTGTGGGCACAAAGGCAAAAAGGTAGAGGTCACCAGGGAGATATGTCCCTCCCCACATGATGTCACGATAAGGAGCCATATGGGCAGGGTCCTCCTGTAAGGCTGGGAAATGTCACTACACTAAGGGACACTAGAATTGCCATCGCTTCTCCACCCACATTCCCCTGAGTAGACGGCCCTCAATATCCAACAGGAATGGCTCTAGCAGGGGCTGCTCCTGCCCACAGCCAGCAGGGGGCAGTCCTCTGGCTGAGGCTGCAGTTCTCTTTTTTGTTAACTGGATAATCCCCACAGGAACCCCAAGCTGAAAAGCAGCCTCAAAAGCCCTGCAGTTAAAACTGGCGCCTCAAGTCTCCAGAGATCTGTACAAGGCAGTAGAAGGATGCAAAGGCCTGGCTCCAGCCAGTGGGCCCTGATATGGGAACTCCTTGGGTAAGACTCACCTTGGTGGTCATGACCAGCTCATGATACACAATGTAGTCAGGGGTGTAACCCATTCCGAAGAGGGAGCTGGTGGGATGTAAGTGGCAGGGCATCCCTGTGCGGATGTTCACATACTCCCCAATCCCCTAGAGAAGAAAACAGCCACATCACCAATATGGTCTTGAGAAAGTAGGCAGACTGCTATGTAAACTGCCTTTACATAGGAGTTAGGAAAAAGCTCTGTGGCTCCGGGCTCACCTTGAGTTTGGCTGCCTGGTGAAAGTAGGCAGCACAGATACACTTCCTGACAATGTCCCAGTCAGTACCACAAGAGGCCAGGCTCATCCGCTGCTGCACCATGATATCCTTGAGCTGGGCCCGTACCTCCCGAACCTAAAGATGACACAGGCAAAACAGGATGGaaccctcctcctcccaccacaCCACCCCTTCTCAGGACTGCACCCCTCTGGGCTGCCACCCCACCTTCCGCATGGCCTTGGCGTGGATGAAATGGTCATTGCACCAGATGGTGGAGTAATTGTTGTTCTTCCACTGTAGGTAGACATTCAGGTAGGTCAGGTGATCACTTTCAGGGACAGCAAACTTCTCCCGGATTTGAtcactctcctcctctctgccctaGGAAAAGAACAGGGACTTTTAACAGGCCCGGGGAGGCCAAACCCATAGAGCCTCTCACACTATGCCTGCTCATATCAATATGCCTAAcaacatagaataaaaataatttataacaaaataagCTAAAATATTAGGTCTCAGGCAGAACCATACTACAAGATCAAAGATAGTCCAAAACACTACAAGGACCACTGACCCAGCCTTCCGACCTCCCACTAACCAGCCTATGAGAAGACAGCAAAGACAGAatctccacccccatcccatgaCAGAGAGGACAGACCTACTTCCCCACCAATGTTCCCCAGAGCCCCCTGGGCAAGTGACACCACACTGCCTCCCTACCTTGGGCCTGTAGAAGATGGCAGGCACCGAGAGCATAGAGACGATGAGCAGGATCTCGGAGCTGCAGCCCATATCACAAGACACGATGAGCATCTTGGAGAGAGCCGGGTCCAGTGGGAACTCCACCATCAGCCGCCCAGTGGAAGTAAGaccacctgggagggagagaaaagccaAAACTGCAGTCAACAATGGACAAAGGGAAGAGATGCCAGTCACTTGAGGCCCCCCAGGTCACAGCCACACACCTGTGTTGTCCAGGGCCCCGAGGATCCAGAGCTGGTACATGGAGttgagcatgttgtcctctgggGGCGGGTCCATGAAGTGGAACTGCAGCAGGTCCTGCACTCCCAGGGACTTGAGCAGCAGTACCACATTGGCAAGGTTGGTTCTCTGGATCTCCGGCACAGTGGTGGTCAGCAGCTCATTCTTGTAAGCGCTCTGTGTGTAGAGTCTGCCAGGGAGGAGCCAATGACTGAGCTGCACCTGCCCTGTGCTGGCCTGCCAGCCTCTCATGTGGATTAGCTACACTCAGGGACCACCCAGCAGAATGTCAGCAGAAATTACTCTAGTCTCACCAACCAGCCAACAAATCCTACAAGCAGGGTCGTGACCCACCCACTTATCTGCTTAGCCCCTTTCTTCTAACCTTGGCTCTTCTGCTGCAGTCTCCTAGTGCCTGTGGGAGCCAAAGCACCTGAGACTAGAATTACAGCAAGGTTTTACTGTCTTAACATCTGTATCATTTCTGAATTTCTGACAAATGCATTCTATTTTAAATCATAAAGACAGGAGGAAAAATAATTGGGCAAGTAAAAAGGCATCACGTTTTACTCAAGCCCACCCTGTGGAGGGCAACCTGCCGTCCTTGCTGCTATACTGAGGTCCCTCCCTACAGAACTGCCTCGAGCTCAGAGCTCCCTGAAGACGACTTCCCCTCATCAGCACCAAGAGGCAGCCCTCAGCAGCACCAGAcaagcccctcccccctcccaaaacCCCCACCTGGCTCTGGGCAGTAGTCCCAGCACTGCTCTAAGAAGCAGGCTAGCACAGGGCTCCTACCTGAAACACTGACCTGGGCCCGTCCTGCCAGCTCTCCCTGACCTCTGGTTGGCATTGGCCTGGCTAATGGGGTAAATCTGCAGAGCATCCATGCCAATCCTGGGGTTGAAGACCTAGTGGGGGACACAAAAGAGCTGATTAAGGACGGAGTGAGGAGATAGGAACGGAGTCCTGAGACAAAGGCAAACCCAGTTACTCTTCACCACAGAGGATGTGATAAGCAACGTTGTTGATTGTCAATTTAGAACCAGGAGACTCAAGAAAGTCTCAGAGGTCTCTCCATCAATACCAGCCCTGTGACCACTACAGAGCTACCTGAGCCATCTATACCATCAAGCTACTGCAAGGACAGGCTGAACCAAACGCGTGAAAAGGTCAGTGCTCACTGAATGTTAGCTTAATACCTCCGCCACTCTCATGCACTAAAAGAGTGTCTCTATGCTGAGTGCACTTTGGGCCTCAGAAGCCTGCCTCCTGTATCACCCCTCACCTTTAACTTGCAGTAGCCAGAGTCGATAACAAACATGATGCCATCAACAGTCAGAGACGTCTCAGCAATGTTGGTAGCAACGATGCACTTCCGCACGCCATCTGGAGCCTAGCACCAATCAGGACATCAGGAGGAAAGGTAAgtttgggggagggaaaagaCTGAACAGGCAAGAAAAGCCCCGCTTCATGCCTGCTCTTCTAGGAAAGAAATGTCCCCCTTCTTGCCCCTTTGAGGGACACCAAGAGACACGCAGATGGAAGCAGCGCACCTTCTGGAAGATTTTGGCCTGAAGGTCAGACGGCAGCTGGGAGTAGATAGGCAGCACTGCCAGGGCAGGCGcgttctccagctcctccaggtGCTCTACGATCTGGTCAGACGTCACCTACAGCACAGGAAGGAGTCATGAGACTCCAGAGCCCCAAGCCCTCGTGTGGAGGGTTCCCATCCATCCCAGTGGTGACCAAAGCACGCACCTCAATGTCCTCTTGGCCAGGCATAAAGATGAGGATGTCCCCAGGGGCCCCAGACAGGTGTACTTGCAAGGACTGCTTCACCGCAGCCTCCACGTAATCTTCCTGTGGGGTCTGAACACAGCAGAGGGAACAAGGGCACCATAGGTCAGCAGCCCCCAGAGGACACACAGCTTCATCCTGTCTGAGCTGCAATTAGAGCTGGTATCCCCAGGCTCCTTACTTCAGAAACAAGGACTCAAATCCTTCCTCAGACCCAGCTCTATGTCCACCTGAGCTCTGGAGATGCAGCTGCCCTGCCCCATTTACCTCATGCCACTAGATCTTCACCAACTCTGTACCCCTCCTCCAGCCGACTTTTCACCAGAGAATGTCAGTGGGCAGAGGCCTCTGTACCTTGCTGAAGAGGATGTCAACAGGAAAAGTCCGCCCAGGGATGTGGAAGATGGGTACGTTCCCAAAGAAGGCAGCAAATTTTTCTGCATCCATAGTAGCTGATGTGACAATGAGCTTCAGGTCTGAGCGTCGAGCCACAACCTAAGAGAAGAGGACAACGGGGGCCCTGTGAGCTTGGGCCCTCAGGCTCAGCTCATTACCACAGATACCACTGGCAGCTTTGTCTGACTGAGCAGCGGAACTGCAGCACGACCCAGCATTCACTCAGCTTAGCATGGAGACAGCAGCGGGGCTGCCTAGGAGGACTACCCCAGGGCACCTAAGCCCCACAAGGAATAGACCCCTCAGCCTTACCTCCCGGAGCAGCCCAAAGAGCACGTCGGTGTTGAGGGAGCGCTCATGGGCCTCATCCATGATGATGGCGCTGTAGTGGTCCAGGTCAGCCTCCCGGAGGGACTCACGGAGTAGGATCCCATCCGTCATGTATTTGATCAAGGTGTTTTCAGAAGTGCAGTCCTCAAAGCGAATGGCATAACCCACCTGGGGGTCAGAGACAGAGCTCACAAAATGGCTACTACTTACTGTTTGCCCTCACAGACAGGCGTCAGGCTTAAGCAGACCACAGCCTCCAGCACAAATGGCCAAAGGAATAATCAGGAAAAGGCTACATGGCTCAGACCTCATGCCCACTCACCTCTTCACCAAGGTTTCCCCCCATCTCTTCACTGACTCTCTTGGCCACTGACATGGCAGCCACACGCCGGGGCTGGGTACACCCGATCATCCCATAGTCAGTGTAACCATCTTCAT from Mastomys coucha isolate ucsf_1 unplaced genomic scaffold, UCSF_Mcou_1 pScaffold22, whole genome shotgun sequence includes:
- the Dhx38 gene encoding pre-mRNA-splicing factor ATP-dependent RNA helicase PRP16, whose product is MEDTGEDASIHRLEGTNLDSQVGGLICKTKSAASEQHVFKAPAPRPSLLRLDLLASLKRREREEKDDGEDKKKSRVSSYKDWEESKDDQKDAEEEGDEQAGRSSRRDRHYRSARVETPSHPGGVSEEFWERSRQRERDRREHGVYASSKEEKDRKKEKSRDRDYDRRRDRDERDRSRHSSRSERDGGSERSSRRNEPESPRHRPKDAATPSRSTWEEEDSGYGSSRRSQWETPSPTPSYRDSERSHRPSTRDRDRSVRSKSSDDTPLPTPSYKYNEWADDRRHLGSTPRLSRGRGRREDGEEGISFDTEEERQQWEDDQRQADRDWYMMDEGYDEFHNPLAYSSEDYVRRREQHLHKQKQKRISAQRRQINEDNERWETNRMLTSGVVHRLEVDEDFEEDNAAKVHLMVHNLVPPFLDGRIVFTKQPEPVIPVKDATSDLAIIARKGSQTVRKHREQKERRKAQHKHWELAGTKLGDIMGVKKEEEPDKAMTEDGKVDYRTEQKFADHMKEKSEASSEFAQKKSILEQRQYLPIFAVQQELLTIIRDNSIVIVVGETGSGKTTQLTQYLHEDGYTDYGMIGCTQPRRVAAMSVAKRVSEEMGGNLGEEVGYAIRFEDCTSENTLIKYMTDGILLRESLREADLDHYSAIIMDEAHERSLNTDVLFGLLREVVARRSDLKLIVTSATMDAEKFAAFFGNVPIFHIPGRTFPVDILFSKTPQEDYVEAAVKQSLQVHLSGAPGDILIFMPGQEDIEVTSDQIVEHLEELENAPALAVLPIYSQLPSDLQAKIFQKAPDGVRKCIVATNIAETSLTVDGIMFVIDSGYCKLKVFNPRIGMDALQIYPISQANANQRSGRAGRTGPGQCFRLYTQSAYKNELLTTTVPEIQRTNLANVVLLLKSLGVQDLLQFHFMDPPPEDNMLNSMYQLWILGALDNTGGLTSTGRLMVEFPLDPALSKMLIVSCDMGCSSEILLIVSMLSVPAIFYRPKGREEESDQIREKFAVPESDHLTYLNVYLQWKNNNYSTIWCNDHFIHAKAMRKVREVRAQLKDIMVQQRMSLASCGTDWDIVRKCICAAYFHQAAKLKGIGEYVNIRTGMPCHLHPTSSLFGMGYTPDYIVYHELVMTTKEYMQCVTAVDGEWLAELGPMFYSVKQAGKSRQENRRRAKEEASAMEEEMALAEEQLRARRQEQEKRSPLGSVRSTKIYTPGRKEQGEPMTPRRTPARFGL